One genomic window of Campylobacter curvus includes the following:
- a CDS encoding ATP-binding protein, which produces MKSIQENLKLFYIGLKDKEPFFYKNKDLTTHAAIIGMTGSGKTGLGITLLEEACIDNIPSIIIDPKGDMTNLALTFPDMSADDFRPYIDENEAANKGLSVDECAKKESEIWREGIEASYQNLERVKLLKDSVDLTIYTPKSSAGVGVALLSDFARPNLSDEESFSNYINSLAASVLSLIGINDEDMSSKEQLLVASIFDAKFKEGRDVTLEELIGFIANPPFKKIGVFDVDTFYPGDQRMKLAMKINTLIASPSFKGWSEGVKLDISKMLFDENGKAKCNIFTISHLSNSERMFFVTLLLNEIIAWMRTTEGTSSLRAILYMDEIFGFFPPNGNPPSKTPMLTLLKQARAFGIGCVLSTQNPVDLDYKGLSNIGTWFIGRLQTAQDKARVIDGLTGISGSAANKAQLENMISNLAKRSFLLKNINEDGLNIIGTRWALSYLKGPLSHEQISNLMREKKDGLQAIKAKKADLKSAPKPILSNEIEQIYSAQASEILTPNLLATAKVRFYDTKKGIDAVKQISYIYALDENDKSADWTQASEDTELNLRTDAKEDASYEILPGFVANAKNFNDIKRDFKEFVFRNYKLEIFEAMGISSKPTEDKEQFFVRLQDRCNEILEEKTAELTAKFEKEKAKLEEKLNKALVKLDKEQKDMTASGLDVAINIGASIIGALFGNKLLSRSNATKIASSARSANRVLKERSDVKLSEQSVNEINAQIDELTGSFEQQAQALKEANDIKNITLNEVQISPKKSDIYDEKVVLLWR; this is translated from the coding sequence ATGAAAAGCATACAAGAAAATTTAAAGCTCTTTTACATCGGCCTAAAAGACAAAGAGCCGTTTTTTTATAAAAACAAAGACCTCACGACTCACGCAGCTATCATCGGCATGACCGGTAGCGGTAAGACCGGGCTTGGTATCACTTTACTAGAAGAGGCCTGCATAGACAACATTCCCTCCATCATCATCGATCCTAAGGGAGATATGACGAATTTAGCCCTCACCTTCCCCGATATGAGCGCTGATGATTTTCGACCTTATATCGATGAAAACGAGGCGGCAAATAAGGGACTAAGCGTAGATGAGTGCGCCAAAAAAGAGAGTGAAATTTGGAGAGAGGGCATAGAGGCGAGCTATCAAAATTTAGAACGCGTGAAGCTTTTAAAAGACAGTGTCGATCTTACTATCTACACACCAAAAAGCTCCGCCGGCGTGGGTGTAGCCTTGCTTAGCGACTTTGCCCGCCCAAATTTAAGCGACGAGGAGAGCTTTAGCAACTATATAAATTCGCTCGCCGCTTCGGTGCTATCTTTGATCGGCATAAACGACGAGGATATGAGCTCAAAAGAGCAGCTTTTAGTAGCTAGCATATTTGATGCGAAATTTAAAGAAGGTCGCGATGTCACGCTAGAGGAGCTAATCGGCTTCATCGCCAATCCTCCATTTAAAAAGATCGGCGTATTTGACGTAGATACTTTTTATCCCGGCGATCAGCGTATGAAGCTTGCTATGAAGATAAACACGCTCATAGCAAGCCCTAGTTTCAAGGGCTGGAGCGAGGGTGTGAAGCTTGATATCTCAAAGATGCTCTTTGACGAAAACGGCAAGGCAAAATGCAATATCTTCACCATCTCGCACCTAAGCAATAGCGAGCGGATGTTTTTCGTGACGCTTCTTCTAAACGAGATCATCGCCTGGATGCGAACGACCGAGGGCACGAGCTCGCTAAGAGCGATCCTTTACATGGATGAAATTTTCGGCTTTTTCCCGCCAAATGGCAATCCGCCGTCCAAAACGCCGATGCTAACGCTCTTAAAACAAGCCCGCGCTTTTGGCATAGGCTGCGTTTTGAGCACTCAAAACCCGGTCGATCTTGACTACAAAGGCCTTAGCAACATCGGCACGTGGTTTATAGGCAGGCTCCAAACCGCACAGGACAAGGCTCGCGTGATAGACGGCCTTACCGGTATCTCGGGCTCAGCGGCAAATAAGGCGCAGCTTGAAAATATGATCTCAAATTTAGCCAAGCGAAGCTTTTTGCTCAAAAACATCAACGAAGACGGTCTAAACATCATCGGCACGCGCTGGGCGTTAAGCTATCTAAAAGGTCCTTTAAGCCACGAGCAAATTTCAAATTTGATGCGAGAGAAAAAAGACGGCCTGCAAGCCATAAAAGCTAAAAAAGCAGATCTAAAAAGCGCGCCAAAGCCGATACTATCAAACGAGATCGAGCAAATTTACAGCGCCCAAGCGAGCGAAATTTTGACCCCAAATTTACTGGCTACCGCCAAAGTGCGCTTTTACGACACAAAAAAAGGCATCGATGCGGTGAAGCAAATTTCATATATTTACGCACTGGACGAAAACGACAAGAGCGCGGACTGGACGCAAGCTAGCGAAGATACCGAGCTAAATTTAAGGACTGACGCCAAGGAGGACGCCAGCTATGAAATTTTGCCCGGCTTTGTGGCAAACGCTAAAAATTTCAACGATATAAAACGCGATTTTAAGGAATTCGTATTTAGAAATTATAAACTTGAAATTTTCGAGGCGATGGGCATCAGCTCAAAACCGACAGAGGATAAAGAGCAGTTTTTCGTGCGTTTACAAGATCGCTGCAATGAAATTTTAGAGGAAAAAACCGCCGAGCTTACGGCAAAATTTGAAAAAGAAAAGGCTAAACTCGAAGAAAAGCTGAACAAAGCCCTAGTCAAGCTTGATAAAGAGCAAAAAGATATGACCGCAAGCGGGCTGGATGTGGCGATAAATATCGGTGCCAGCATCATAGGCGCGCTTTTTGGCAACAAACTGCTTTCACGCTCAAATGCCACTAAGATCGCCTCAAGCGCAAGAAGCGCAAACCGCGTGCTAAAAGAGCGAAGCGACGTGAAGCTAAGCGAGCAAAGCGTAAATGAGATAAACGCGCAAATAGACGAGCTGACAGGCTCTTTCGAGCAGCAAGCGCAGGCGCTAAAAGAGGCTAACGACATCAAAAATATCACGCTAAACGAGGTGCAAATTTCACCCAAAAAGAGCGATATTTATGACGAGAAAGTCGTGCTTTTGTGGAGATGA
- the plsY gene encoding glycerol-3-phosphate 1-O-acyltransferase PlsY: MNENLMLYLIAYLLGGVPFGLIFGKIFAKVDITTEGSGSIGATNVLRVLKQHDPKLAKKIAVLTVVFDVLKGVAPILIARAFDVSQSVLWGMAVLSVVGHCFSPFLKFEGGKGVATGAGVIACFLPIEIAIALLAWFLIGKILKISSLASLGALAALIIASFILHPDMNGIHSHAPLLIIAFLVVYKHLPNIKRLLSGTEQKVI, encoded by the coding sequence ATGAATGAAAATTTGATGCTTTATTTGATAGCTTATTTGCTCGGCGGAGTGCCGTTCGGACTGATATTTGGCAAAATTTTCGCCAAAGTGGATATAACTACCGAGGGTAGCGGCAGTATCGGTGCGACAAACGTTTTACGCGTATTAAAGCAGCACGATCCAAAACTCGCCAAAAAAATAGCCGTCTTGACTGTCGTTTTTGACGTCCTAAAAGGCGTAGCGCCTATCTTGATCGCTCGCGCCTTCGATGTTAGCCAAAGCGTGCTTTGGGGTATGGCGGTGCTTAGCGTAGTCGGACACTGCTTCTCGCCATTTTTGAAATTTGAAGGAGGTAAAGGTGTAGCAACGGGTGCTGGCGTGATAGCCTGCTTTTTGCCTATCGAGATCGCGATAGCCCTTCTGGCGTGGTTTTTGATCGGTAAAATTTTAAAGATAAGCTCCCTTGCCTCGCTTGGTGCGCTTGCGGCGCTCATCATCGCTAGCTTCATCTTGCATCCTGATATGAACGGCATCCATAGCCATGCACCGCTTTTGATCATCGCATTTTTGGTAGTTTATAAACACCTACCAAATATCAAGCGCCTATTAAGCGGGACGGAACAAAAAGTGATATGA
- a CDS encoding dihydroneopterin aldolase, with the protein MSQKITTLIKDHEFETIIGMLDFERITPQKVRMNASFCSSGFIDYVSVIEFIEKFYNERKFKSVEESLEATSKALKENFKDLISLNLEILKIEILKNATVGAKIESVY; encoded by the coding sequence ATGAGCCAAAAAATCACGACGCTCATCAAAGATCATGAGTTTGAAACGATCATCGGGATGCTTGACTTTGAGCGCATTACTCCTCAAAAAGTGCGTATGAACGCCAGTTTTTGCAGTAGCGGATTCATCGACTATGTCAGCGTGATAGAATTTATAGAAAAATTTTACAACGAGCGAAAATTTAAAAGTGTCGAAGAGTCGCTTGAAGCTACTTCAAAGGCTTTAAAAGAAAATTTTAAGGATCTGATTTCCTTAAATTTAGAAATTTTAAAAATCGAAATCCTGAAAAATGCGACGGTCGGTGCGAAAATAGAATCCGTTTATTAA
- the hsrA gene encoding homeostatic response regulator transcription factor HsrA: MRILIVEDEVTLNKTIAEGLQEFGYQTDSSENFKDAEYYIGIRNYDLVLTDWMLPDGDGVDLINVIKHKSPRTSVVVISAKDDKDSEIKALRAGADDYIRKPFDFDVLVARLEARLRFGGTNIIKIDDLIINPDEEKITYLGRDIELKGKPFEVLTHLARHSDQIVSKEQLLDAIWEEPELVTPNVIEVAINQIRQKMDKPLNISTIETVRRRGYRFCFPKKA; encoded by the coding sequence ATGCGTATCTTGATAGTAGAAGACGAAGTGACGCTAAACAAGACGATTGCAGAGGGGCTGCAAGAATTCGGCTACCAGACGGATAGCTCGGAGAATTTCAAGGATGCCGAATACTACATCGGCATAAGAAATTACGACCTGGTTTTGACAGACTGGATGCTCCCAGACGGTGACGGAGTCGATCTCATAAACGTCATAAAACATAAATCTCCACGCACATCAGTAGTCGTGATCTCTGCAAAAGACGACAAAGACAGCGAGATAAAAGCGCTTCGCGCCGGAGCGGATGACTACATTAGAAAACCGTTTGACTTTGATGTTTTGGTAGCGCGCCTAGAGGCCAGACTAAGATTTGGCGGCACCAACATCATAAAAATCGACGATCTTATAATCAATCCTGACGAGGAAAAGATCACATATCTTGGCCGTGACATCGAGCTAAAAGGCAAGCCGTTCGAGGTCTTGACACACCTTGCTCGCCACTCCGATCAGATCGTCTCTAAAGAGCAACTCCTTGACGCCATCTGGGAAGAGCCTGAGCTAGTCACTCCAAACGTGATCGAAGTAGCGATCAATCAAATCCGCCAAAAAATGGACAAACCGCTAAATATCTCAACTATCGAAACAGTAAGAAGACGCGGATATAGATTTTGCTTTCCCAAAAAAGCTTAA
- a CDS encoding HAMP domain-containing sensor histidine kinase gives MLIAVISVMLYYYIRVTVFETVIQELSHEANQIITNPQKYNPLNLQNFIIQEPNQTETLVQIKQGQLTQKKPYFSLFQNGEQSFTTLAHPYIDDDSYMILKKETTLQSKIVEQIFVDIIIVNATAILLVLFYALFLSRMLLLPIRTLSAKLTKLDEKFLKEIDIKSLPDEFYPLGNSINKLILRIKTFVEYQKELFVGVAHELKTPLAVMKTKNEVTLIKTRESEKYIEALRSNNEAINNMNSMISSVLEIGRQEGAQFEEPVNTDIIGFLNKLGNNFQILARAEEKNIIMSLQPEILNMKIQTTLLTHVIQNFVQNAIKFSPKDSNITILSRTEKNSFIIEVIDEGIGIDESKDLFAPFKRFGDKGGAGLGLFLAKGAAQALGGSVAIKNRKDGKSGAVSTLTLPIKIN, from the coding sequence ATGCTGATTGCAGTTATTTCAGTAATGTTATATTACTACATCAGGGTCACCGTCTTTGAGACGGTCATCCAAGAGCTCAGCCACGAAGCTAACCAAATAATAACCAATCCTCAAAAATACAATCCTTTAAATTTGCAAAATTTCATCATACAAGAGCCAAATCAAACCGAAACCTTAGTGCAAATAAAGCAAGGTCAGCTTACTCAGAAAAAGCCCTATTTCTCGCTATTTCAAAATGGAGAGCAAAGCTTTACTACGCTAGCGCATCCATATATCGATGATGATTCTTATATGATACTTAAAAAAGAGACGACATTGCAAAGCAAGATCGTCGAGCAAATTTTCGTAGACATCATCATCGTAAATGCCACGGCGATACTGCTCGTGCTTTTTTACGCACTATTTTTATCAAGGATGCTTCTGCTACCTATAAGAACGCTGTCTGCGAAGCTGACAAAGCTTGACGAGAAATTTTTAAAAGAGATAGATATCAAAAGCCTGCCTGATGAATTTTACCCGCTTGGCAACAGCATAAATAAGCTCATATTGCGTATCAAAACGTTCGTAGAGTATCAAAAAGAGCTTTTTGTCGGCGTTGCGCACGAGTTGAAAACGCCGCTTGCCGTCATGAAGACCAAAAACGAAGTGACCCTCATAAAAACAAGAGAGAGCGAAAAATATATCGAAGCGCTAAGATCGAACAACGAAGCGATAAACAATATGAACAGCATGATAAGCTCGGTGCTAGAGATCGGACGCCAGGAGGGAGCGCAGTTTGAAGAGCCCGTAAATACAGACATCATAGGCTTTTTAAACAAACTTGGCAACAACTTTCAAATTTTGGCTCGCGCAGAAGAAAAGAACATCATCATGTCCCTGCAGCCTGAAATTTTAAACATGAAGATCCAAACCACGCTACTCACTCACGTCATACAAAATTTCGTCCAAAACGCTATAAAATTTTCACCCAAGGACTCAAATATCACTATCCTTTCAAGGACCGAAAAAAACAGCTTCATCATCGAGGTTATCGACGAAGGTATCGGTATCGACGAGAGTAAGGACCTTTTTGCGCCGTTTAAAAGATTTGGCGATAAAGGCGGAGCCGGGCTTGGGCTATTTCTAGCAAAGGGAGCGGCGCAAGCTCTTGGCGGTAGCGTCGCTATCAAAAACCGCAAGGACGGCAAAAGCGGCGCGGTCTCTACCCTCACACTACCTATAAAAATCAATTAG
- a CDS encoding Ppx/GppA phosphatase family protein, with protein MAKRTAVIDLGSNSMRMAIFERTSRWAFFILGEYKMRVRLGEGGYDSSNEISEKSMQKAYEALAEFKNISKSYKCTKILCVGTSALRDAPNSAQFISMIRKKLGIGIRVIDGKAEATYGAIAAKNLLCPLDEGVTIDIGGGSTELARISGGKIVDTISLDVGTVRVKELFFDSKNTAKLPNFLAQITAKIPANFKCQNLIAIGGSLRAISGAIMSGSGYPLATLHGFCYKLSEQKNFIQSIADSSVLELNKFPIKKDRYDTIREGAHIFLAISGALEAKNIYTSGVGVREGVFLSDFLRPSMKFPQNFNPSVKSLQDRFMLTDNKAVTRYAKEIFLSLSKIHKLKDEHLNALLVASKLYNVGQDIGFYGDHKNSAYIILNGLNFGFSHEQKALIAAIIGTNGKKIIYEFERYKNLLPKPECIRWLSFMLSLAKALNINCAAAKLGFEFTGHTLKIYGAKNLAMAKDEIKKIAKPEIFAISFV; from the coding sequence ATGGCAAAACGCACCGCTGTAATAGATCTAGGCTCAAATTCCATGCGAATGGCGATATTTGAGCGCACTTCTCGCTGGGCGTTTTTCATACTGGGCGAATACAAAATGCGCGTGCGCCTAGGCGAAGGTGGCTATGATAGTAGCAACGAAATATCCGAAAAATCGATGCAAAAAGCGTATGAAGCGCTAGCGGAATTTAAAAATATCTCAAAAAGCTACAAATGCACCAAAATTTTATGCGTCGGCACCTCAGCACTTAGAGATGCGCCAAATTCCGCTCAGTTCATCTCGATGATACGTAAAAAACTGGGCATCGGCATAAGGGTCATCGACGGCAAAGCCGAGGCCACTTACGGAGCGATCGCAGCCAAAAATCTGCTATGTCCCCTAGATGAGGGCGTCACGATAGATATCGGCGGCGGCTCGACCGAGCTAGCCCGCATAAGCGGCGGCAAAATCGTCGATACCATATCGCTCGACGTGGGCACGGTGCGTGTAAAGGAGCTATTTTTTGACAGTAAAAATACCGCCAAACTGCCAAACTTCCTGGCGCAAATCACGGCAAAAATACCTGCAAATTTCAAATGCCAAAATTTGATAGCCATCGGCGGAAGCCTAAGGGCCATCTCAGGCGCCATAATGAGCGGCTCAGGCTATCCGTTAGCGACGCTTCACGGCTTTTGCTATAAGCTTAGCGAGCAAAAAAATTTCATCCAAAGCATCGCCGACTCGAGCGTTTTGGAGCTCAATAAATTCCCGATCAAAAAGGACAGATACGATACGATACGCGAAGGGGCGCATATATTTTTAGCGATTAGCGGCGCACTTGAGGCCAAAAACATCTACACGAGCGGCGTTGGTGTGAGGGAGGGTGTATTTTTGAGCGACTTCTTGCGCCCTAGCATGAAATTCCCGCAAAATTTTAACCCGAGCGTAAAAAGCCTGCAAGATCGCTTTATGCTCACGGACAACAAAGCCGTCACAAGATATGCAAAAGAGATATTTTTGTCCCTAAGCAAGATCCACAAGCTAAAAGATGAGCATCTAAACGCATTGCTAGTGGCCTCAAAGCTTTACAATGTCGGGCAAGACATAGGATTTTACGGGGATCACAAAAACTCGGCATACATCATCCTAAATGGCTTAAATTTCGGATTTTCACACGAGCAAAAGGCGCTGATCGCAGCGATAATCGGCACTAACGGCAAAAAGATCATTTATGAATTCGAGCGATATAAAAATTTACTCCCAAAACCAGAATGCATAAGATGGTTAAGCTTTATGCTCTCGCTCGCAAAAGCGCTTAATATAAACTGCGCGGCGGCTAAGCTCGGGTTTGAATTTACCGGCCATACGCTTAAAATTTATGGAGCTAAAAATCTAGCGATGGCTAAAGACGAGATAAAAAAGATAGCAAAGCCTGAAATTTTCGCTATTTCGTTTGTTTAA
- the fliN gene encoding flagellar motor switch protein FliN yields MNEDGAIETLEQLGLFKSYDELMDISVDFIAELGTTTISINELLKFEAGSVIDLEKPAGESVELYINNRIFGKGEVMVYEKNLAIRINEILDSKSVIQYFKKELL; encoded by the coding sequence ATGAACGAAGACGGCGCGATAGAGACTTTAGAACAGCTGGGACTTTTTAAGAGTTATGACGAGCTGATGGATATCAGCGTGGACTTCATCGCCGAGCTTGGCACGACCACGATCAGCATAAACGAGCTTTTGAAATTTGAAGCGGGTTCGGTCATCGACCTTGAAAAACCGGCCGGCGAGAGCGTCGAGCTTTATATAAACAATAGAATTTTCGGTAAGGGCGAAGTGATGGTCTATGAGAAAAATTTAGCCATAAGGATCAATGAAATTTTAGACTCTAAATCAGTCATACAATACTTTAAAAAAGAGCTTTTATGA
- a CDS encoding chemotaxis protein CheX, translated as MKEVIDAATRYLCTDTLGFEVKSGASIGKGVYGASIPVYKGKSEYHFYLFFKKDTLKLFMEAFFGHSDIDGGDLDDLCKEIANQIIGKAKNLLNERENNAYKLGTPEFLGEVDVFRIKLEEKFVYKMKNRTFQIGYNRV; from the coding sequence ATGAAAGAGGTTATAGATGCCGCGACTAGGTATCTTTGCACGGACACTTTGGGGTTTGAGGTAAAAAGCGGTGCGAGCATCGGTAAAGGGGTCTATGGTGCTAGCATACCCGTTTATAAGGGCAAAAGCGAATACCACTTTTATCTGTTTTTCAAAAAAGATACGCTAAAGCTTTTCATGGAGGCGTTTTTTGGTCATAGCGATATCGACGGAGGCGATTTGGACGATCTTTGCAAGGAGATAGCAAATCAAATCATCGGCAAAGCCAAAAACCTGCTAAATGAGCGTGAAAACAATGCATATAAGCTCGGGACGCCGGAATTTTTAGGCGAAGTCGATGTGTTTCGCATCAAACTTGAAGAAAAATTTGTGTATAAAATGAAAAATCGAACATTTCAAATAGGCTATAACAGAGTATGA
- the trpA gene encoding tryptophan synthase subunit alpha — translation MDKIARAFEGKKANIGYIVAGYPSLEHTKEFLLNLDASSLDLLELGIPYSDPLADGKLIAQASFETAAKGVNTDTIFEILNEVKADVKKPIVFLVYYNIVFAYGVEKFIKRSGEVGISGFIIPDLPFEECEEVRALCDKFKLDLIPLISVTSAGRADKILSMGSGFIYALGAIGVSGSQRASEERLKSLVASLKQKSDLPVAVGFGVKNAQDANLVKSYADGAIIGTQIVRLTAKFSGDELISQIGKLF, via the coding sequence ATGGATAAGATCGCGCGCGCATTTGAGGGCAAAAAAGCAAACATCGGCTACATAGTCGCTGGCTACCCAAGTTTAGAGCACACGAAAGAGTTTTTGCTAAATTTAGACGCCAGCTCGCTTGATCTATTGGAGCTTGGCATACCATACTCCGACCCCTTAGCAGACGGCAAGCTCATCGCCCAGGCGAGCTTTGAGACCGCGGCAAAGGGCGTAAATACCGATACGATCTTTGAAATTTTGAACGAGGTCAAGGCGGACGTGAAAAAGCCGATCGTTTTTTTGGTGTATTACAATATCGTCTTTGCTTATGGCGTGGAGAAATTTATCAAGCGTTCCGGCGAGGTCGGCATTAGCGGCTTTATCATCCCCGATCTGCCCTTTGAAGAGTGCGAGGAGGTGCGAGCGCTGTGCGATAAATTTAAGCTTGATCTCATCCCACTCATCAGCGTGACGTCAGCCGGCAGAGCGGACAAAATTTTAAGCATGGGCTCAGGCTTCATCTACGCGCTGGGGGCTATCGGCGTGAGCGGGTCGCAAAGGGCCAGCGAGGAGCGGCTAAAAAGCCTAGTCGCTAGCTTAAAGCAAAAAAGCGATCTGCCCGTGGCCGTGGGCTTTGGCGTGAAAAATGCGCAAGACGCAAATTTAGTCAAATCCTACGCCGACGGTGCGATCATCGGCACGCAGATCGTAAGGCTCACGGCTAAATTTAGTGGAGACGAGCTCATTAGTCAGATAGGCAAGCTTTTTTGA
- the trpB gene encoding tryptophan synthase subunit beta, with translation MNKKAYFGKFGGQFVPETVMFALNELEEAYEKIAKTSEFKAELDDLLKHYVGRPSPLYHAKRLSAHYGHEIYLKREDLNHTGAHKINNALGQALLAQKMGKKKVLAETGAGQHGVASATAAALLGLECDVYMGATDVARQQLNAFRMQLLGANVISIEEGLKTLKEATTAAIQAWVNEIESAFYIIGSAVGPHPYPKIVRDLQSVIGRETKEQLAQYDVKPDYIVACVGGGSNAIGIFSAFLDDTDVHLIGVEAAGLGADTPYHAATLTKGREGIIHGMKTIVLQDSYGMIAPVHSISAGLDYPGVGPEHSHLHDIKRAHYEGVTDDECIEALKLTSRLEGIIPAIESSHALAYLAKLCPTLSGKKTIVVNVSGRGDKDMNTVMSYEKGKIYG, from the coding sequence GTGAATAAAAAAGCATATTTTGGAAAATTTGGCGGGCAGTTCGTACCCGAAACCGTGATGTTTGCGTTAAACGAGCTGGAAGAGGCGTATGAAAAAATCGCCAAAACGAGCGAGTTTAAGGCGGAGCTGGACGATCTTTTAAAGCACTATGTCGGTCGCCCAAGCCCGCTATATCACGCTAAACGCCTAAGCGCGCACTATGGGCATGAAATTTATTTAAAGCGTGAGGATCTAAACCACACGGGCGCGCACAAGATCAATAATGCGCTGGGACAAGCTCTACTCGCTCAAAAAATGGGTAAAAAAAAGGTACTGGCTGAGACCGGAGCGGGGCAGCACGGCGTGGCGAGCGCGACTGCGGCGGCACTTTTGGGCTTAGAGTGCGACGTGTATATGGGCGCGACCGATGTGGCGCGTCAGCAGTTAAATGCGTTTAGGATGCAGCTACTTGGCGCAAACGTTATCAGCATCGAAGAGGGGCTAAAAACGCTCAAAGAAGCGACCACGGCGGCGATTCAGGCGTGGGTAAATGAGATAGAAAGCGCATTTTACATCATCGGCTCGGCGGTCGGCCCGCACCCGTATCCAAAGATCGTGCGCGACCTGCAAAGCGTCATCGGGCGCGAGACCAAAGAGCAGCTGGCCCAATATGACGTAAAGCCCGACTATATCGTCGCCTGCGTGGGCGGTGGCAGTAACGCGATAGGTATTTTCAGTGCGTTTTTGGACGATACGGATGTGCATTTGATCGGCGTCGAGGCGGCGGGACTGGGAGCGGACACGCCATATCACGCAGCCACGCTCACAAAGGGGCGCGAGGGTATCATCCACGGTATGAAAACCATCGTCTTGCAGGATAGCTACGGTATGATCGCCCCCGTGCATAGTATCTCGGCGGGGCTTGACTACCCGGGTGTCGGCCCGGAGCACTCGCACCTACACGACATCAAAAGGGCGCATTACGAGGGCGTGACGGATGACGAGTGTATCGAAGCTTTGAAGCTCACTAGCCGACTTGAAGGCATCATCCCGGCGATCGAGAGCTCGCACGCGCTGGCGTATCTAGCGAAGCTCTGCCCGACGCTAAGCGGCAAAAAAACGATCGTCGTAAATGTCTCCGGCAGAGGTGACAAGGACATGAACACCGTGATGAGCTACGAGAAAGGAAAAATTTATGGATAA